In Elephas maximus indicus isolate mEleMax1 chromosome 7, mEleMax1 primary haplotype, whole genome shotgun sequence, the following proteins share a genomic window:
- the LRFN4 gene encoding leucine-rich repeat and fibronectin type-III domain-containing protein 4, whose amino-acid sequence MNTRALTMAPPLLLLLLASGAAACPLPCVCQNLSESLSTLCAHRGLLFVPPNVDRRTVELRLADNFIQALGPPDFRNMTGLVDLTLSRNAITRIGARAFGDLESLRSLHLDGNRLVELSAGSLRGPANLQHLILSGNQLGRIAPGAFDDFLESLEDLDLSYNNLRQVPWAGIGAMPALHTLNLDHNLIDALPPGAFAQLGQLSRLDLTSNRLATLAPDPLFSRGRDAEASPAPLVLSFSGNPLHCNCELLWLRRLARPDDLETCASPPGLAGRYFWTVPEGEFSCEPPLIARHTQRLWVLEGQRATLRCRALGDPAPTMHWVGPDDRLVGNSSRARAFPNGTLELGVTGAGDAGGYTCIATNPAGEATARVELRVLALPHGGNGSTDGGRPGPSDIAASARTAAEGEGTQETEAAVQVTEVTATSGLVSWGPGRPAEPVWMFQIQYNSSEDETLIYRIVPASSHQFLLKHLVPGADYDLCLLALSPATGPSDLTATRLLGCAHFSTLPATPLCHALQAHVLGGTLTVAVGGVLVAALLVFTVALLVRGRGAGNGRLPLKLSHVQSQTNGGPSPTPKSHPPRSPPPRPQRSCSLDLGDTGGCYGYARRLGGAWARRSHSVHGGLLGVGCRGVGGSAERLEESVV is encoded by the exons ATGAACACCAG GGCGCTGACCATGGCCCCAccactcctgctgctgctgctggccagTGGTGCGGCCGCCTGCCCGCTGCCCTGCGTCTGCCAGAACCTGTCTGAGTCGCTTAGCACCCTGTGCGCCCACCGAGGCCTGCTTTTTGTGCCGCCCAACGTGGACCGGCGCACGGTGGAGCTGCGGCTGGCAGACAACTTCATCCAGGCCCTAGGCCCACCTGACTTCCGAAACATGACGGGGCTGGTGGACCTGACGCTGTCTCGAAACGCCATCACCCGCATCGGCGCCCGCGCTTTTGGGGACCTGGAGAGCTTGCGCTCGCTGCACCTGGACGGCAACCGGCTGGTGGAGCTCAGTGCCGGCAGTCTACGCGGGCCCGCCAACCTGCAGCACCTCATCCTCAGTGGCAACCAGCTGGGCCGCATAGCGCCAGGCGCCTTCGACGACTTCCTTGAGAGCCTGGAAGACCTGGACTTGTCCTACAACAACCTGCGGCAGGTACCCTGGGCTGGCATCGGGGCCATGCCCGCCCTGCACACACTCAACCTGGACCACAACCTCATCGATGCGCTGCCTCCGGGCGCCTTCGCCCAACTTGGCCAGCTCTCTCGCCTCGACCTCACTTCCAACCGCCTGGCCACGCTGGCACCTGACCCACTCTTCTCACGGGGCCGTGACGCGGAGGCCTCCCCTGCGCCGCTGGTGCTGAGCTTCAGCGGGAACCCGCTGCACTGTAACTGTGAGCTGCTGTGGCTGAGGCGGCTGGCGCGGCCTGATGACCTGGAGACATGCGCCTCACCTCCTGGCCTGGCCGGCCGCTACTTCTGGACTGTGCCCGAGGGCGAGTTCTCCTGTGAGCCGCCCCTCATTGCCCGCCACACACAGCGCCTCTGGGTGCTGGAGGGCCAACGGGCCACACTGAGGTGCCgggccctgggtgaccctgcgcCCACCATGCACTGGGTCGGCCCCGACGACCGGCTAGTTGGCAACTCCTCTCGGGCCCGGGCTTTCCCCAATGGGACCCTGGAACTTGGGGTGACAGGTGCTGGGGATGCAGGGGGCTACACCTGCATCGCCACCAACCCTGCTGGAGAGGCCACTGCACGCGTGGAGCTGCGGGTGCTGGCCCTGCCCCACGGTGGGAACGGCAGCACTGACGGTGGCCGCCCCGGGCCCTCGGATATCGCCGCATCAGCTCGCACTGCCGCTGAGGGTGAGGGGACTCAAGAGACCGAAGCAGCCGTGCAGGTGACCGAGGTGACTGCCACCTCAGGTCTGGTGAGCTGGGGGCCTGGGCGGCCAGCCGAGCCGGTGTGGATGTTCCAAATCCAGTACAACAGCAGTGAAGACGAGACCCTCATCTACCG GATTGTCCCAGCTTCCAGTCACCAATTCCTGCTGAAGCACCTGGTCCCTGGCGCAGACTATGACCTCTGCTTGCTGGCCCTGTCACCTGCCACAGGGCCCTCTGACCTCACCGCCACCAGGCTGCTGGGCTGTGCCCACTTTTCCACACTGCCAGCCACGCCCCTGTGCCACGCCCTGCAGGCCCACGTGCTGGGCGGGACCCTGACTGTGGCCGTCGGGGGAGTACTGGTGGCCGCCTTACTGGTCTTCACTGTGGCCTTGCTGGTTCGGGGCCGGGGGGCCGGGAATGGCCGCCTACCCCTCAAGCTTAGCCATGTCCAATCTCAGACCAACGGGGgccccagccccacgcccaagaGCCACCCACCGCGgagccccccgccccgcccccagcgCAGCTGCTCCCTGGACCTGGGTGACACGGGAGGGTGCTATGGTTACGCCAGGCGCCTGGGAGGGGCCTGGGCTCGACGGAGCCATTCTGTGCACGGGGGGCTGCTTGGGGTGGGGTGCCGGGGGGTGGGAGGCAGTGCAGAACGGCTGGAGGAGAGTGTGGTGTGA